In a single window of the Paenibacillus sp. MMS20-IR301 genome:
- a CDS encoding transposase, translated as MGEKRQRYNEEYKKQTVKFIQEQTKSLGDIAQELDIPKSTLHQWMGQYRELKNEPVASMDRVRELEAELQEMRRQLQEKDTQLADTEEELAIVKKAVHIFSKPRN; from the coding sequence ATGGGAGAAAAACGACAACGGTACAACGAAGAATATAAGAAGCAAACGGTAAAGTTCATTCAAGAACAGACGAAGAGCTTAGGGGACATCGCGCAAGAGCTGGACATTCCGAAAAGTACGCTGCACCAGTGGATGGGGCAATACCGGGAGCTAAAGAATGAACCGGTCGCAAGTATGGATCGTGTGCGGGAACTCGAAGCCGAGCTCCAAGAGATGCGCCGTCAGCTTCAGGAGAAAGACACTCAACTTGCTGACACGGAGGAAGAACTAGCGATCGTAAAAAAAGCAGTGCACATCTTCAGCAAACCAAGGAACTAA
- a CDS encoding NAD-dependent malic enzyme translates to MSIATTMIIRLEIRKAEASFGDVASRLAAVGGDIVAIDVIRAGKEATTRDLTVNVQDAANGAIVQTLTSMPGIKVINVSDRTFLAHLGGKIEVTPKMPIKNREDLSLVYTPGVARVCMAIAEDPGKAYSLTMKRNTVAVVTDGTAVLGLGDIGPEAAMPVMEGKAMLFKQLADIDAFPLCLNTKDPDEIISIVKAVAPGFGGINLEDIASPRCFEIERRLAEELDIPVFHDDQHGTSVVALAGLLNALKVVDKELADCRIAVVGIGAAGVSICRLLLAAGAQRIYAVDREGILHRGREYANAEWRWLADATNPENLSGGLTEAVRGADVFIGVSGGGILTVEHLQSMAPDNIVFAMANPLPEIEPELAEPHVRVLATGRSDYPNQINNVLCFPGIFRGALDCRAKAVNLEMKLAAAQAIAAVVHPDERNEQYIIPSIFNEKVVEQVRLAVIRAAVATGMARRLPPDIT, encoded by the coding sequence AGCGTCTTTCGGGGATGTAGCATCACGGCTGGCAGCTGTAGGCGGGGATATTGTGGCAATTGACGTAATCCGCGCCGGCAAGGAAGCAACGACCAGGGATCTTACCGTCAATGTGCAGGATGCGGCGAACGGTGCCATCGTTCAGACGCTGACTTCCATGCCCGGGATCAAAGTAATCAATGTATCGGACCGGACCTTCCTGGCCCATCTCGGCGGCAAAATTGAGGTTACCCCCAAGATGCCGATCAAGAACCGCGAGGATCTGTCACTGGTCTATACGCCCGGTGTAGCCCGTGTCTGTATGGCTATCGCAGAGGATCCCGGCAAGGCATACTCCCTGACGATGAAAAGAAATACAGTAGCCGTGGTTACCGACGGTACCGCTGTGCTGGGGCTCGGCGATATCGGGCCGGAGGCGGCAATGCCAGTGATGGAGGGCAAGGCGATGCTGTTCAAGCAGCTGGCGGATATCGATGCTTTTCCGCTGTGCCTGAACACGAAAGACCCGGACGAAATCATCTCGATTGTGAAAGCGGTTGCTCCCGGGTTTGGCGGAATTAACCTGGAGGATATCGCCTCCCCGCGCTGCTTCGAGATCGAGCGGCGGCTTGCGGAGGAGCTGGATATTCCCGTATTTCATGATGATCAGCATGGAACCTCGGTTGTGGCGCTGGCCGGTCTGCTCAATGCGCTGAAGGTTGTAGACAAAGAGCTGGCGGATTGCCGGATTGCCGTGGTCGGCATCGGCGCAGCGGGAGTGTCAATCTGCCGTCTGCTGCTGGCAGCGGGCGCTCAGCGGATCTATGCCGTAGACCGGGAGGGGATTCTGCACAGGGGCCGGGAATATGCCAATGCCGAGTGGCGCTGGCTGGCGGATGCGACCAACCCGGAGAATCTCAGCGGCGGCCTTACAGAAGCGGTCCGCGGTGCGGATGTGTTCATTGGAGTCTCGGGCGGCGGCATCCTGACGGTGGAGCATCTGCAGAGCATGGCCCCGGATAACATCGTATTTGCTATGGCGAATCCGCTGCCGGAGATTGAGCCGGAGCTGGCTGAGCCGCATGTGCGGGTGCTCGCCACAGGAAGAAGCGACTACCCCAACCAGATTAACAATGTGCTCTGCTTCCCGGGGATTTTCCGCGGGGCGCTGGACTGCCGGGCCAAGGCGGTGAATCTGGAGATGAAGCTGGCAGCGGCGCAGGCCATTGCAGCAGTGGTTCATCCGGATGAGCGGAATGAGCAGTACATTATTCCGAGTATTTTTAACGAGAAGGTTGTCGAGCAGGTACGTCTTGCCGTCATCCGGGCGGCAGTCGCTACGGGGATGGCCCGGCGTTTACCGCCTGATATTACCTGA
- a CDS encoding IS3 family transposase gives MKDHRSEFRLEKMCNTLQVSRSGYYKWLNAKASLQALRKAAVMERIRYHFDDHKKRYGSPKITRLLHQEGYTVTKRTVSVYMREMKLRSIVSKPYRVQTTDSKHSNPVAPNTLNQEFKVLKPNTVWVTDITYIPCRGGRLYLASVMDLCTREIVGWRLYNHMETSLVLDALQAAYTAKRPGEGLLHHSDRGSQYTSKEYVDQLKTYHMKSSMSRKGNCYDNACIESWHSILKKELIYCNPRFKNPEQAYDAIFQYIEFYYNRKRMHSSLGYLSPARFAKQFTKKSVA, from the coding sequence ATGAAGGACCATCGCTCCGAGTTTCGCTTGGAGAAGATGTGCAATACCCTACAGGTATCCAGGAGCGGATATTACAAGTGGCTCAATGCCAAAGCCAGTTTGCAGGCACTCCGCAAGGCAGCCGTTATGGAGCGAATCCGGTACCATTTTGACGATCATAAAAAACGGTATGGAAGTCCGAAGATCACCCGCCTGCTGCATCAGGAAGGCTATACGGTCACGAAACGCACAGTGAGTGTGTACATGCGAGAAATGAAGCTCCGCTCTATTGTATCTAAGCCATACCGTGTGCAGACGACCGATTCCAAGCATAGCAATCCCGTTGCACCAAACACACTGAACCAAGAGTTTAAGGTGCTTAAGCCCAATACCGTATGGGTCACGGACATCACGTATATCCCTTGTCGTGGAGGTCGCTTATACCTAGCTAGCGTCATGGATCTATGCACGCGAGAAATCGTAGGGTGGCGGCTGTATAACCATATGGAGACGAGCCTGGTCTTAGACGCGCTGCAGGCAGCTTACACGGCGAAGCGGCCCGGCGAGGGCCTACTGCATCACTCTGACCGAGGGTCTCAATATACCTCAAAAGAATATGTCGACCAACTAAAGACATACCACATGAAATCCAGCATGAGCCGTAAAGGAAACTGTTACGATAACGCCTGCATTGAGTCTTGGCACAGTATTTTAAAGAAAGAGCTCATCTACTGTAATCCGCGCTTTAAAAACCCGGAACAGGCATATGATGCTATTTTCCAATACATTGAGTTCTATTACAATCGCAAGCGAATGCACAGCTCGCTGGGGTATCTTTCCCCCGCCCGCTTTGCTAAGCAATTCACTAAAAAATCCGTTGCGTGA
- a CDS encoding histidine phosphatase family protein codes for MMLGLVRHFKVEHPHPGRWLTAEQFDQWNEGYETAPIRRPEARGNEQQWDLCLCSDQARAVHTASYFAAKEFIYSGQLREVGITAFRPGKLKLGGLRLPVSCWLVFGRLAWAAGHPSQPESRAAVRQRAATVIDKLLAEAESALPEGRVLMVSHGVFMKMLDDELRRRGYKGQRMGYPHNGLLYKYEKQ; via the coding sequence ATGATGCTGGGGCTGGTCAGGCATTTCAAAGTGGAGCATCCGCATCCGGGACGGTGGCTGACTGCAGAGCAGTTCGACCAGTGGAATGAAGGCTATGAGACAGCGCCAATCCGGAGACCGGAAGCCCGCGGCAATGAGCAGCAGTGGGATTTGTGTCTATGCAGTGATCAGGCGAGGGCGGTACATACGGCAAGCTATTTTGCGGCAAAAGAATTCATCTATTCCGGGCAGTTAAGAGAAGTTGGTATAACCGCATTCCGTCCGGGAAAGCTGAAGCTTGGCGGACTGCGCCTGCCGGTGTCCTGCTGGCTGGTGTTCGGACGGCTGGCCTGGGCAGCGGGGCATCCTTCCCAGCCGGAGAGCAGAGCTGCGGTCCGGCAGCGTGCTGCTACAGTAATAGACAAGCTGTTGGCAGAAGCTGAATCGGCGCTGCCGGAAGGGCGTGTGCTGATGGTCAGCCACGGGGTGTTCATGAAGATGCTGGACGATGAGCTCCGGCGCAGAGGGTATAAGGGTCAGCGGATGGGCTATCCGCATAACGGGCTTTTGTACAAATATGAGAAGCAGTAA
- a CDS encoding response regulator transcription factor codes for MNPLCKVLIVDDEILVRQGIKYVLDWEREGFQIVGEAANGQEALNLLDALQPHIIITDIVMPVMDGEELTRLVKRDYPETEVIVLSSFSEFHYVRSTFQSGVADYILKPKLEAGSLLQVLQQTRARIPGLGALSAAAGRAAEAAGQPLDALLGRMISGYRLQPEDEAAVSRQLPHSCFGLLGWETGGRPGHAGGPDAGTGSDDAVTAITTAVTGELARRLPGLIQTLLPGGGHSAWLLINLPESEWPQLLETVHALAQVLAGQEPELRLSLSRPFTSLSSMAAVHQESDLKLQQFRFFLPDQVLLVHEELPQGEGQLPKFNLTQFTEQLKRQQLEEAFGDLHQYVDVLSRQYDGDVFQFKSFLGNIIFNVTNQFSHLRELEEGKYGRFRAVDEAQSADEAMRILDDFVALIMKLTHSAALAPGSNANMAKLLQYMEEHYAEPLSLTELARHFHFNPSYLSSLFTTYNREGFKEHLNSIRTGKAAELLRAGEAAISEISSMVGYGDHSYFCKVFKKYTGLSPSGYRRQYYGQE; via the coding sequence GTGAATCCATTGTGCAAGGTACTGATTGTTGATGACGAAATCCTGGTCCGCCAGGGCATTAAATATGTGCTGGACTGGGAACGGGAAGGCTTTCAAATTGTGGGTGAAGCGGCGAACGGACAGGAAGCGCTGAATCTGCTGGATGCGCTGCAGCCGCATATTATCATTACCGATATCGTTATGCCGGTCATGGACGGTGAGGAATTGACGCGGCTGGTGAAGCGGGATTATCCGGAGACGGAAGTGATCGTGCTGAGCAGCTTCAGCGAGTTCCATTATGTGCGCTCCACGTTCCAAAGCGGTGTAGCGGATTATATTCTGAAGCCTAAGCTGGAAGCCGGCTCCCTGCTGCAGGTGCTGCAGCAGACGCGGGCCCGCATCCCGGGCCTGGGCGCGCTGTCAGCGGCAGCCGGCAGGGCTGCAGAAGCGGCGGGCCAGCCGCTGGATGCGCTGCTCGGCCGGATGATCTCCGGCTACCGGCTGCAGCCGGAGGATGAGGCAGCTGTAAGCCGGCAGCTTCCTCACAGCTGCTTCGGTCTCCTGGGCTGGGAGACCGGCGGCCGGCCAGGACATGCCGGCGGCCCCGATGCCGGTACCGGCAGTGATGACGCTGTAACCGCCATCACAACCGCGGTGACCGGGGAGCTGGCCCGCAGGCTTCCGGGGCTGATCCAGACCCTGCTCCCCGGCGGCGGGCACAGCGCATGGCTGCTTATCAACCTGCCGGAGAGCGAGTGGCCGCAGCTGCTGGAGACTGTACATGCGCTGGCCCAGGTGCTGGCCGGGCAGGAGCCTGAGCTGCGCCTCAGCCTGAGCCGCCCGTTCACCTCACTCAGCAGCATGGCGGCGGTTCATCAGGAGAGCGATTTGAAGCTGCAGCAGTTCCGCTTCTTTTTGCCGGATCAGGTGCTGCTTGTGCATGAAGAGCTGCCGCAGGGGGAAGGCCAGCTGCCCAAGTTCAATCTGACCCAGTTCACCGAGCAGCTCAAGCGCCAGCAGCTGGAGGAGGCGTTCGGCGATTTGCATCAGTATGTGGATGTGCTGAGCCGCCAGTATGACGGGGATGTCTTTCAATTCAAATCGTTCCTCGGCAATATTATCTTCAATGTGACGAATCAGTTCAGCCATTTACGGGAGCTGGAGGAAGGCAAGTACGGGCGGTTCCGGGCTGTTGATGAAGCGCAGTCTGCGGATGAGGCCATGCGGATTCTGGATGATTTTGTGGCCCTGATCATGAAGCTGACACACTCTGCAGCGCTTGCTCCGGGGAGCAATGCCAATATGGCCAAGCTGCTGCAATATATGGAGGAGCATTACGCAGAGCCGCTGAGCCTCACGGAGCTGGCCCGTCATTTCCACTTCAATCCGTCCTACTTGTCCAGTCTGTTCACCACATATAACCGGGAGGGCTTCAAGGAGCATCTGAACAGCATCCGTACCGGCAAGGCGGCAGAGCTGCTGCGGGCGGGGGAGGCGGCCATTTCCGAGATCAGCAGTATGGTCGGCTACGGGGATCACAGCTATTTTTGCAAAGTGTTCAAGAAGTACACAGGCTTATCCCCAAGCGGCTATAGACGTCAATATTACGGGCAGGAGTAG
- a CDS encoding AAA family ATPase, with translation MKRRIHIMGASGAGTTTLGKALAARLPHVQLDSDDYFWEQKYSRQTDVTERLNRLGHDLKQQEPWILTGAICGWGDALRGEFDLVIFLWLPPQLRLERLRVREYERYGDEALPGGSKYDDVQEFMAWAALYDTAGPEVRSKVLHEEWMSGLTCDVLRLEGDLTVEERVAAAMQYFN, from the coding sequence ATGAAACGGAGAATTCATATCATGGGCGCCTCCGGGGCCGGAACGACCACACTCGGGAAGGCGCTGGCGGCCAGGCTGCCGCATGTACAGCTTGATAGTGACGATTACTTTTGGGAGCAGAAATACAGCAGACAGACTGATGTTACAGAGCGGCTGAACCGGCTGGGGCACGATCTTAAGCAGCAGGAGCCGTGGATTCTAACTGGTGCCATCTGTGGCTGGGGGGATGCGCTGCGGGGTGAATTCGATCTGGTGATCTTCCTGTGGCTGCCTCCGCAGCTTCGTCTGGAACGGCTCAGGGTAAGGGAATATGAGCGTTACGGAGATGAAGCTCTGCCGGGCGGAAGCAAATATGACGATGTACAGGAATTCATGGCCTGGGCGGCGTTGTATGATACAGCGGGTCCCGAGGTCCGGAGCAAGGTGCTGCATGAGGAATGGATGTCCGGGCTGACCTGTGATGTGCTGCGTCTGGAGGGGGATCTGACGGTGGAAGAGCGGGTCGCTGCTGCCATGCAATATTTCAATTAA
- a CDS encoding GNAT family N-acetyltransferase, translating into MVKIEEIGLESLEALNMLYHELIGGPTDPVKLETAFRTIRGDSRYVLLGAFADGELLGSMMGIVCQDIVGDCRPFMVIENVVVSSRARRQGIGKKLMTALEDIAHERDCYYIIFVSGEKRKEAHVFYEKMGYKEERVEGYRKHLSSH; encoded by the coding sequence ATGGTTAAGATTGAAGAGATTGGACTGGAATCCCTTGAAGCATTGAATATGCTGTATCATGAGCTGATTGGCGGGCCGACAGATCCGGTGAAGCTGGAAACGGCATTCCGGACGATCCGCGGGGACAGCCGGTATGTATTATTAGGCGCTTTTGCAGACGGAGAGCTGCTTGGCTCGATGATGGGGATCGTCTGCCAGGATATCGTAGGGGATTGCCGCCCGTTTATGGTCATTGAGAATGTTGTAGTCTCCTCGCGCGCACGCCGGCAGGGGATCGGCAAAAAACTGATGACCGCACTCGAAGACATCGCCCATGAGCGGGATTGCTATTATATTATTTTCGTATCGGGAGAGAAGCGGAAGGAAGCGCATGTATTCTATGAGAAGATGGGGTACAAGGAGGAGCGGGTGGAGGGCTACCGTAAGCATTTGAGCTCGCATTAA